A genomic segment from Caldisalinibacter kiritimatiensis encodes:
- a CDS encoding ABC transporter permease gives MAQVELTKDSFEVVGKDIEGSEKIVRASLTYWQDAWRRLKENKLAIVALVILALMVAMAFIGPHLTPYEYDYQDYTVINKAPTSEHWFGTDALGRDIFTRCWEGAKISLFIAFVSTIINVTIGVIYGGISGYLGGYVDIVMMRIIEIVYSVPVLLWVILLMVVMGPGLKTIIIAISITGWGGMARVVRGQVLQLKQMEFVLAAKTLGADTSRIITRHLIPNTMGPIIINLTFQVPSAVFTEAFLSYLGLGIQPPLASWGSLAQEGTLMLLIHPYQLFYPALLISITMLAFNVLGDGLRDALDPKLRM, from the coding sequence ATGGCTCAAGTTGAGTTGACTAAAGATAGCTTTGAAGTTGTTGGTAAAGATATAGAGGGTTCTGAAAAGATTGTTAGAGCCAGTTTAACTTACTGGCAGGATGCATGGAGAAGACTTAAGGAAAATAAACTTGCAATAGTTGCATTAGTAATATTAGCACTGATGGTTGCTATGGCATTTATTGGACCACATTTAACACCTTATGAATATGATTATCAAGATTATACTGTTATAAACAAAGCGCCAACTTCAGAACATTGGTTTGGTACAGATGCATTGGGAAGAGATATATTTACTCGTTGTTGGGAAGGTGCAAAAATTTCATTATTTATAGCTTTTGTTTCAACAATAATTAACGTTACTATTGGAGTTATATATGGTGGTATTTCAGGATATTTAGGCGGATATGTTGATATTGTTATGATGCGTATTATAGAAATTGTTTATTCAGTTCCAGTATTGTTATGGGTAATACTTTTAATGGTTGTTATGGGACCAGGTTTAAAAACTATAATTATTGCTATTTCGATAACAGGTTGGGGTGGTATGGCCCGTGTTGTAAGGGGTCAGGTACTTCAATTAAAACAGATGGAATTTGTTTTAGCGGCTAAAACTTTAGGTGCTGATACATCAAGAATTATTACTAGACACTTAATTCCAAATACAATGGGACCAATTATTATAAACCTAACATTCCAAGTACCTTCAGCGGTGTTTACAGAAGCATTCCTTAGTTACTTGGGATTAGGTATTCAGCCTCCACTTGCAAGTTGGGGTTCATTAGCACAGGAAGGTACATTGATGCTATTAATTCATCCGTATCAATTATTCTATCCAGCGTTACTTATAAGTATAACTATGCTAGCGTTTAATGTTTTAGGTGACGGTTTAAGAGATGCGCTGGATCCAAAACTTAGAATGTAA
- a CDS encoding ABC transporter permease codes for MLRYTLKRTAIALLTIWVVVTITFFLMHAIPGDPFTNEKKIPPEIMENLKRKYGLDKPLIVQYGKYLQNLLRGDLGDSMHFKARSVNKILGESFPVSAKLGLLSVGLGAVLGITFGIIAALNRAKFFDYFVIILAVIGVSVPQFVFGSLFQWLFGVKFQWFPVAQWGTPAHYVLPVCALGFRMIAYIARMMRTSMLDVLGQDYVKTARAKGLSRNVVIWKHTIRNAILPIVTILGVAIAGVVVGSFVIEKIFAVPGMGKHLVQSIQQNDYTMIMGTTVFYAIILIVMMYLIDLFYGIVDPRIRLD; via the coding sequence TTTCTTTTTAATGCATGCAATACCAGGAGACCCATTTACAAATGAAAAGAAGATTCCACCAGAGATTATGGAAAACTTAAAACGTAAGTATGGATTAGATAAGCCTCTTATAGTTCAATACGGTAAGTACTTACAGAACCTGTTAAGAGGTGATTTAGGAGATTCAATGCACTTTAAAGCAAGGTCAGTTAATAAAATATTAGGTGAAAGTTTCCCTGTGTCGGCGAAACTAGGATTATTATCTGTAGGTTTAGGAGCCGTTCTAGGAATAACATTTGGAATTATAGCAGCGCTAAATAGAGCTAAATTTTTCGACTATTTTGTAATTATATTAGCAGTTATAGGTGTATCAGTTCCACAGTTCGTTTTTGGTTCATTATTCCAGTGGTTGTTTGGAGTTAAATTTCAATGGTTTCCAGTTGCTCAATGGGGAACACCTGCTCACTATGTGTTACCGGTGTGTGCTCTAGGATTCCGTATGATTGCTTATATAGCAAGGATGATGAGGACGAGTATGCTTGATGTACTAGGACAGGATTATGTGAAAACAGCAAGAGCAAAAGGACTTTCAAGAAATGTAGTTATATGGAAGCATACAATAAGAAACGCTATATTACCTATCGTTACTATTTTAGGGGTTGCAATTGCCGGAGTAGTAGTTGGTTCATTCGTAATAGAAAAGATATTTGCAGTTCCAGGAATGGGTAAACATCTTGTTCAAAGTATCCAACAAAATGACTACACTATGATTATGGGTACAACTGTTTTCTATGCAATAATATTAATTGTAATGATGTATTTAATTGACTTATTCTATGGAATAGTCGATCCAAGAATTAGATTAGACTAA
- a CDS encoding ABC transporter ATP-binding protein, producing the protein MANNQENKLLEVDNLQVSFHTYAGEVKAVRGVSFHVNRGEALAIVGESGCGKSVTAQTIMKLIPMPPGKIKKGKVVFDGKEISKYTDRQMEKIRGKEISMIFQDPMTSLNPTMKVGKQIMEGLIKHQKMDKQKAKERAIEMLRLVGIPNPAKRAEQYPHEFSGGMRQRAMIAIALACNPKLLIADEPTTALDVTIQAQIIDLMQELQHKLNTAIIIITHDLGVVADIAQRIAVMYAGVVIESGTVDDIFYRPQHPYTWGLLQSVPRLDVKEDKRLVPIEGTPPDLIAPPKGCPFAARCDHAMKICKEQFPERTEIDDNHYVHCWLQHSMAPNVKNPIIEERG; encoded by the coding sequence GTGGCGAATAATCAAGAAAATAAATTATTAGAAGTTGATAACCTGCAAGTATCATTTCATACTTATGCAGGTGAAGTTAAAGCGGTTAGAGGAGTATCTTTCCATGTAAATAGAGGGGAAGCATTAGCAATAGTTGGGGAGTCAGGATGTGGAAAGTCGGTAACAGCACAGACAATAATGAAGCTTATTCCGATGCCTCCTGGAAAAATAAAAAAAGGTAAAGTAGTTTTTGATGGTAAAGAGATTTCAAAATATACCGATAGACAGATGGAAAAGATAAGAGGTAAGGAAATAAGTATGATTTTCCAGGACCCAATGACATCACTTAACCCAACTATGAAAGTTGGAAAGCAGATTATGGAAGGGCTTATAAAGCATCAAAAAATGGATAAGCAAAAAGCTAAAGAAAGAGCGATAGAAATGTTAAGGCTTGTTGGTATACCTAATCCTGCTAAGCGTGCAGAACAGTATCCACATGAATTTAGTGGTGGTATGAGACAGAGAGCTATGATAGCTATAGCTTTAGCATGTAATCCAAAGCTTTTAATAGCAGATGAGCCTACAACTGCACTAGATGTTACAATTCAGGCTCAGATTATAGACCTTATGCAGGAGTTACAGCATAAGCTTAATACAGCAATTATAATCATTACCCATGACCTTGGTGTAGTTGCAGATATAGCTCAGAGAATAGCTGTTATGTATGCAGGAGTTGTTATAGAAAGTGGAACAGTTGATGATATATTCTATAGACCTCAACACCCTTATACATGGGGATTATTACAGTCTGTACCAAGACTTGATGTTAAAGAAGATAAAAGACTTGTACCAATAGAAGGTACACCACCTGACTTGATTGCACCACCAAAAGGATGCCCATTTGCAGCTAGATGTGATCATGCTATGAAAATTTGTAAAGAACAATTCCCTGAAAGAACAGAAATTGATGATAATCATTATGTACACTGTTGGTTACAACATAGCATGGCACCTAATGTGAAAAATCCTATTATCGAGGAAAGGGGATAA